In candidate division WOR-3 bacterium, the sequence TCCGCGTTTCGAAAAAACCGTTTCCTCATGGGAACTCGTCATCACCGACACAAAAGGGGACGTCGTAAGGCGGTACGCAGAACGGGGACTGCCCCCTTCCTCTATCTCCTGGGACGGCAGAACCAACAAAGGAGAGATGTGCAATCTGGGTGAAGTCTACAACTATGTCTTTACGGCGTTTGATGCGGTCGGGAACCCGACGCGAATAGGAGGCCGTTCCTACAAATTTACGGGCATTGTCTACGACGATAAAGATACCAAAGTCATCGCGATCTCTTCTGGAGAACTTTTCAAGAAGAACTCACATTATCTTACTGCAGATGCATCCGCCTATCTGGACGAAGTCGCGAATGTGATCAAGGATAATTTCAAAAAAGAGGTCGTTATCTATTCCTATTCAGAATCAGAAGTACTGGCAAAGACACGCGGCAAGACGATTATGGAGGAGATAATCAAACGAGCGGTGCTGCCCGAAGAAGCGCTCAAGACCGCCCCCCGCTTCATTCCGGGACTTGAGCCGAAATATTCCAAGATAGAGATAGTGATTCAATAGACCGGGTATTCAGAAAGCTGAAACGACCTGTTTTTCCAGACTAAAGATAGGTTAACCGCCTCAAGAGCTTCAATTTTTCCCGGTCACCGAGTTTTGTCTTCTTTATCGCATCCTCCAGAAACAGAATGGAGTTGTTGTAGGTTTTCTTATCTACGGGGTAGGGGAACCCGTCTTTACCGCCGTGGGCGAATGAATACCGCGCAGGGTCGTTAAATGACGGTGACTTTCCGTAAAGCAGTTCACCGATCAATGCCAGCGCCCGAATCGTTTTGGGGCCGACCCCTGGAATACTGAGCAGGTTTTCAAAATCATTCGGCGCCCGTTCATAGGTTCTTAAAAGCACTTTATAAAAATACCTGGGATTTATATCCAGTTTGATCACCGGATGGCGTTGGGGCATCTTTAAAATTTTCTTTGTTTCTTTAATTATTTTATCAGGGTGTTCTTTTGCAATAAGGGTGGTTACCTTACGGGAAGATTCACTCTCCTGCGCCACCATATTCAACGTTGTATGTATCTCATCACAGCATACCGCGGTATGGGGTTCACACACATACGAATTCAGGGTTGAGGAAAGCCAGTGGTATCGGCGTGCCTGACGGGTATCCGGATTCATCCCCTGTTGAACCACTGCCCAGTCGCCGTCCTTCGTAAAAATGAACATATGATGGTACAGACTATAACCGTCCTGAATACAGGTGTTGTCCACCTTGGCGGAAATCTTCGATGCATATATCAGTCTTTCGGGATTTATGGCTAATCGTTCTGATACGGTCTGGATATGCAGCGGAGTTTTACGGGCGGTGCCTCCTTTACCACCGCAAAAGAATAGTCCCAGACTGTAAGAGGCGTCTTTCATACCTTCTTTCAAGGCACCACATACCGTGGTCGTCACGCCTGAAGAATGCCAGTCAAAACCAAGCACCGAGCCGAATGCCTGAAACCAGAAAGGGTCTGAAATTTTACGTAAAAATTCCTTTGGTCCGTATTCAAATACAATAACCTCGATAATCACCCGTGAGAGTTTAACCATCTTTTCAAAGAGCCAGCGTGGTGCTCTTCCGTGGTGCAGTGGTAATTGGGCGATTCCTGTCTTCATTGATAATCGATTAAGGAAAAGATACTGTACTTATTCAGTTTATCCGTTCCACGAAGGAATGAAAGAGTGATTAAAAAAGCGCAGCCGACGATCTCGCCCCCGAGTTCCTCAACAAGCCGGCAGGTCGCCTGGACTGTACCACCGGTGGCAAGGAGGTCGTCGAAGACCAGAACTTTATCTCCTTTTTGAATCGCATCTTTATGTATCTCAATGGTATTCTTTCCGTATTCAAGGGTATAATCCATTGAGACGGTTTCAGCGGGCAACTTACCCGGCTTACGGACCGGTACAAAACCGCACTTTAATTGATATGCGAGCACTCCGCCGAATATATAACCACGTGCCTCAACAGATACGACCTTATCGATATGAACCTTTTCGTAATTCTTCACGAGGACGTCAACTGCATACCTGAAAGGTTCAGGTTCTTTCAAAAGAGTGGTGATATCTTTGAATATAATGCCCTGTTTTGGAAAATCAGGTATATCGCGAATATATGACTTTAATTCCATTAAACCTCCTTTACTCTGTCTTGTGGGTATTGACGGTGAGGATGATGGAAAAAACGGCTGTCAATAACGAATGTCAAAATCAGAAAAACCGAATTCCACATCTTCCCATTTCACTTCGACGTCAGTCACCTGCGCCGAAGCAGGTCCGATTTTCAACTGCTCGATAAAATCATTTATATTCTTCTCTTCGCCTTCTGCGATGACCTCTACACTTCCATCAGGAAGATTCTTGACATAACCTCTGATGTTGAACCTCTTCGCCTGTTCCACAGTAAAAAATCTGTAACCAACACCCTGAACCAAACCCTGTATGATTATTAATGCCTTCATATTAAAATTTTGTTGAAGATAACATCCGCCGCTTCTTCCGCACTCTTCACTTTAATGATCGGAGCTTCGATACTCCAGGTATTAATACCGATAATCGGCTTATTGAACATCAAGCAATAGGCGATTTCGGAAAGTGTTCCGTATTTACCGTTAATGGCGACGGCGCAATCACAGGTTCTGGCGATAATGATATTCCGCGCTTCGCCCAGACCTGTAACTATCGGTATATCCACATAAGGATTGGCGTCCTCTTTATCGTTTCCCGGCAGTATTCCAATGACAAAACCGTTCAATTCCTTCGCCCCTTTTGAAGCCGCATTCATCACACCGCCGAGCCCACCGGTCACCAGAACTGCATGATGCCGGGCGATGAGTCGCCCCATCTCCTCGGCGATTACCAGACTCTTCTGATCTGGCTCTGAACCGCCGATTACCGCTACTGTCTTCTTTATCATCACACCTTCCTGCATTCCGGTTTACAAACCATGATCCTCGGGGCGGTGGGACTCGAACCCACGACCTCATGGTCCCGAACCATGCGCGCTAATCCACTGCGCCACGCCCCGTAATCATCTGTTCCATCCTTCTTTTCCTATTAAAGGAACAAAGGTACAGCCAAAAAATTCCTTACGGTAGATCCTCCCTTTATGTTTTTTAACGAGATTCAGAATCTGCCCGAATTCATCACCGACCGGGATAACCAATCTACCGTTATTTGCAAGCTGTTTAATGAGTGCGTCAGGTATCTCAGGCGAACCGGCTGTAACGATAATGGCGTCATAAGGTGCATAATCGACCCATCCGATACTACCGTCTCCGACCATCAAATTTATGTTCTTAAATTGTAAATATTTCAGAACCGCCCGTGCCCGACGCGTCAACTCCGAGATCCTCTCGATCGAATAGACCTTTGAACACAGCAGCCCCAGAACAGCAGTCTGATAACCGGACCCGGTACCGACCTCAAGTACCTTTTCATCTCCTTTGAGTTCAAGAAGTTCAGTCATTGCAGCAACCATATACGGTTGTGAAATCGTCTGGTCATATCCAATCGGAAGTGGGTAATCTTTATATGCCTGGTGGTAATAGGTCTTGTCGACGAACAGATGCCGCGGGACCTTCATCATCGCCTCAATCACCCGTGAATCCTTGATGCCGCGTGTAATGATCTGCTCCTTCACCATTCTCTCCCGTTCGATCCGCCACTCATTAACCTCAAGCATTACAGTATTAGAATATCGAAAACCGACAAAAAGTCAACCCCTCTCCGTTTCTCCCCTTCCCCGTTTCTCTCTCCCAACGCTCCAAACACTCTCAACGCGCCAAACGATCCAAACGTTCTCAACGCGCCAAACGATCCAAACGCTCCACGTCATTCTGAGCGAAGCGAAGAATCTTGACGCAATGGGGTTAAATTCCAACATCCAACATTAAATAAGAGGGGAGAAAAAATAATTCATTGACAGATGAAAATTTATTGTTATAGTTTATTAGTAAAGGGAAGAGATGAATAAAATCATAATTTTATTGTCTTTAATAGTCATTGGTTTAGGTTTTGGGCAAAGCAGTGAAGTAGAATCTGCGTCAGTCTTTAATTTTCTGGTCGGATTAAAAACAGGTACAAATTATGATGTTGCTCATTCCCTCAATGAAGATACAAGAAGATGGGACGGTTTGGGCTATAATATCGGTCTCGAATTCGAAACTAACTTTAAGAATATAATAGATTTGGCTGTCGGCTGTTCCTATCTTAGAACAGCATATACATACAAGATACTGGGCTCTAGTTGGGGTGAAGACTCTACCTATTTTTACAACAATTTATACATGCCGATAGTCGTGAAATTAGTCCTAAAAATTGGACAGCGAGTACATCCATTCGTGAAAATTGGGGCTGCTGGTGTATTCGAATTATCTGGCAAAATAAAAGGATGGATTGAGCCAGCTCCTTTTGATATAAAAATTGATTCTTTAGTTAATAATTATTGTTTCCTTACTGGATTAGGTACGGACATACAAATTAGTTCCAAACTCAAATTAAAGCCAGTTTTTACTTATCAGCGCCATTTGAATATATGGGCTGCTGATACACCTTATGACATTAAAAAGTCTTTTGATTGTTTGTTTACAGTCGGCGTATTCTATTCAGTTGTGTTATGATAACAATAAGTTTTTTCCAACTTCAGGGGGAATGATGCAGATTGGGAAAATTGTTGTATTAATAATAATTCTACTGCCATCGTATTTTTATGGCAGATCTATAGATGAGGAAATAATTGTCTTCTTCCAACCAGATGTAATTGAGTTACCACCAGGACAGGATAGTGCGTTGTTAGATGAAATCAATGCCCCACAGAATGTTTTGGATTGCTTACAGGCAATTGATGTGATTAAGATCTTCAGGGCATTACCTGATTTTAATCCGGTGGATACTTTAAGGGTTACAGAAAACGGTTGGGAAGCTCGTCTACCAAACTATACTTATCTTTATATCTTGCAGGTTGCCACTAATGTTAACCGCGATTCAGCAATCATTGAATTAAAAAGGCTCAATGAGATTATCTACGCAGAGAAAAATCGTAAGGGAGAATCATTTTATACTGAACCTAATGATGAATATTTCAACATGTACCAATGGAATCTGAATGACGAAACTGGTAACATAGGAATTGACGTAATGCGGGCTTGGGATTTATCAAGAGGCAGTAATAATATAAAGATTGGAATAATCGAATCTGGTTTGGATACAACGCATATAGATTTGAAAGGCAGAGGATTTTCAGGTGACCCACCGACATCATATTTAGCTGATCATGGCACACATGTCTGTGGTATTGCCGCGGCAATGACTAATAATAATAAAGGGATTGCTGGCGTTGATTGGTATGCACGAATAGACTTTCAAAATTGGTCCCCCGGTGATATTTTAAATTTCTACAATGCAGTTATTGCCGCAGTTAATAGTGGCTCCAGGATAATAAATTGCAGTTGGGGTATTCCGGACGGCTTTTCGCAAACTCTATACAGTGCCTTTAAATACGCTTATCAGAGTAATGTTTTGCCTGTAGCTGCCATTGGATATATTGTAAGACCTTATCAAAATCCAGCTTGGTTTGGACCATGGATGTTGACAGTTGCAGGAACCGAC encodes:
- a CDS encoding TIGR00725 family protein; this translates as MIKKTVAVIGGSEPDQKSLVIAEEMGRLIARHHAVLVTGGLGGVMNAASKGAKELNGFVIGILPGNDKEDANPYVDIPIVTGLGEARNIIIARTCDCAVAINGKYGTLSEIAYCLMFNKPIIGINTWSIEAPIIKVKSAEEAADVIFNKILI
- a CDS encoding adenine phosphoribosyltransferase, which encodes MELKSYIRDIPDFPKQGIIFKDITTLLKEPEPFRYAVDVLVKNYEKVHIDKVVSVEARGYIFGGVLAYQLKCGFVPVRKPGKLPAETVSMDYTLEYGKNTIEIHKDAIQKGDKVLVFDDLLATGGTVQATCRLVEELGGEIVGCAFLITLSFLRGTDKLNKYSIFSLIDYQ
- a CDS encoding DUF763 domain-containing protein; translated protein: MKTGIAQLPLHHGRAPRWLFEKMVKLSRVIIEVIVFEYGPKEFLRKISDPFWFQAFGSVLGFDWHSSGVTTTVCGALKEGMKDASYSLGLFFCGGKGGTARKTPLHIQTVSERLAINPERLIYASKISAKVDNTCIQDGYSLYHHMFIFTKDGDWAVVQQGMNPDTRQARRYHWLSSTLNSYVCEPHTAVCCDEIHTTLNMVAQESESSRKVTTLIAKEHPDKIIKETKKILKMPQRHPVIKLDINPRYFYKVLLRTYERAPNDFENLLSIPGVGPKTIRALALIGELLYGKSPSFNDPARYSFAHGGKDGFPYPVDKKTYNNSILFLEDAIKKTKLGDREKLKLLRRLTYL
- a CDS encoding protein-L-isoaspartate(D-aspartate) O-methyltransferase; translation: MLEVNEWRIERERMVKEQIITRGIKDSRVIEAMMKVPRHLFVDKTYYHQAYKDYPLPIGYDQTISQPYMVAAMTELLELKGDEKVLEVGTGSGYQTAVLGLLCSKVYSIERISELTRRARAVLKYLQFKNINLMVGDGSIGWVDYAPYDAIIVTAGSPEIPDALIKQLANNGRLVIPVGDEFGQILNLVKKHKGRIYRKEFFGCTFVPLIGKEGWNR
- a CDS encoding acylphosphatase; amino-acid sequence: MKALIIIQGLVQGVGYRFFTVEQAKRFNIRGYVKNLPDGSVEVIAEGEEKNINDFIEQLKIGPASAQVTDVEVKWEDVEFGFSDFDIRY